The following are from one region of the Alicyclobacillus fastidiosus genome:
- a CDS encoding HAD hydrolase-like protein has protein sequence MSSKRNRPQAIIFDLDGTLFQTESLSIPAYHATFAQLRSEGLFSAETPPESLFLNSLGLLLEEIWARVMPDSSHAARQRANELLLSYQLQFLADGHGVMYPYVNETLEQLHQRGYQLFVASNGLESYVKNVIDYMGSKRLFAGLYSAGEFQTASKVDLVGLLLREHRLQSAWMCGDRHSDIEAGRMNGLPTVGCDYGGFASPEELKGADFIIQSFSDLLHLLES, from the coding sequence TTGAGTTCGAAGCGAAATCGTCCGCAGGCGATCATCTTTGATTTGGATGGGACGCTGTTCCAAACCGAATCGTTGTCCATTCCGGCGTATCACGCCACGTTTGCGCAATTGCGAAGCGAAGGGCTGTTTTCTGCTGAAACGCCCCCAGAGTCGCTGTTTCTGAACAGTTTGGGGCTTTTGTTGGAGGAGATTTGGGCCAGAGTGATGCCTGATTCGTCCCACGCGGCTCGTCAGCGCGCGAACGAATTGCTTCTTAGCTATCAACTTCAATTTCTAGCCGATGGACATGGCGTGATGTACCCGTATGTGAACGAGACTTTAGAACAGCTACATCAGCGTGGATACCAGCTGTTTGTAGCGAGTAATGGATTGGAGTCGTATGTGAAAAACGTGATTGACTACATGGGGAGCAAGCGATTGTTCGCTGGACTGTATAGTGCCGGGGAGTTCCAGACGGCGTCGAAGGTCGATTTAGTGGGCCTGCTGCTGCGCGAGCATCGATTGCAATCCGCCTGGATGTGTGGCGACCGCCACTCGGATATCGAAGCCGGCCGGATGAACGGCTTGCCAACGGTAGGCTGTGACTATGGTGGGTTCGCTAGCCCTGAGGAGTTGAAGGGCGCCGATTTCATCATTCAATCATTTTCTGACTTGTTACATCTTCTTGAGTCTTAA
- a CDS encoding sn-glycerol-1-phosphate dehydrogenase, with the protein MDIPYALLGNKQSCTCGRDHQVPIEKIVIDERMLEQLPPYLAGESLNQVLLVADANTYRVFGDQVYQHLLGAGVTCDVHVFQASHDLLPDEQAIAAIRQAVVQSSATVVLAVGSGVINDVARYASYSEGIPYIVIPTAPSMDGYASSVAALQFNGVKTTLPAHTPKAIFVQPEVLSDAPFELIQAGFGDLIGKTISLLDWKLSHVLFGEYFCTKSYEMVLTPLQYCVEHAVQVRDRDQTTIKNLFVGLINAGIAMAMMGNSRPCSGSEHHCSHYWDLLAYQGVRPHASHGLQVGYAVQWMIRFYRVFAKASSIEAPLSPALTPEREAQIRAFYGDGANEILTVFRDKVSWYHEHNGDFQTRDIALVLQKLEPELSMLPAVERALRDMNIPEMMDALGLTVDILRETFLHANELRSRYTIFDFLVSQGELDGATRNVLAILEVAKK; encoded by the coding sequence ATGGACATACCGTATGCGCTGCTGGGAAACAAGCAGTCGTGCACGTGTGGGAGAGATCATCAGGTTCCGATCGAAAAAATCGTGATCGACGAGCGGATGTTAGAGCAATTGCCGCCATACCTCGCAGGGGAATCCTTAAATCAGGTGTTGCTCGTAGCGGATGCTAATACGTACAGGGTGTTTGGTGACCAAGTCTATCAGCACCTGCTGGGCGCTGGTGTGACATGCGACGTTCACGTGTTTCAGGCGAGTCACGACTTACTGCCAGATGAACAGGCCATCGCAGCAATCCGCCAGGCCGTGGTGCAATCTAGTGCGACGGTGGTGCTGGCCGTTGGCAGTGGTGTGATCAATGATGTCGCGCGATACGCTTCGTACAGTGAGGGAATTCCGTATATCGTCATCCCCACTGCGCCATCGATGGATGGGTACGCTTCCAGCGTCGCCGCACTACAGTTCAACGGCGTCAAAACGACGCTTCCAGCGCACACCCCGAAAGCCATCTTCGTTCAACCCGAAGTCCTTTCTGACGCCCCATTTGAATTGATTCAAGCTGGGTTTGGCGACTTGATCGGCAAAACGATCTCGCTGCTCGACTGGAAGTTGAGTCACGTCCTGTTTGGAGAATATTTTTGTACAAAGTCTTACGAGATGGTCTTGACTCCTTTGCAATACTGTGTTGAGCACGCAGTGCAGGTCCGCGATCGCGATCAAACGACCATCAAAAACCTGTTTGTCGGTCTCATCAACGCCGGCATCGCGATGGCGATGATGGGCAATTCGCGGCCGTGCAGTGGAAGTGAGCATCACTGTTCGCACTATTGGGATCTACTCGCTTATCAAGGTGTACGCCCACACGCGTCACACGGTCTGCAAGTTGGTTACGCAGTACAGTGGATGATCCGCTTTTATCGGGTATTTGCTAAGGCATCGTCCATTGAGGCGCCCTTGTCCCCTGCGTTGACCCCGGAACGCGAGGCTCAGATCCGCGCGTTCTACGGCGATGGGGCGAACGAAATTCTAACCGTATTTCGAGACAAGGTGAGTTGGTACCACGAGCACAACGGCGACTTTCAAACGCGGGATATCGCGCTTGTCTTACAGAAGCTCGAACCTGAATTGTCGATGTTGCCAGCTGTCGAACGGGCGCTTCGCGACATGAATATACCGGAGATGATGGACGCTCTGGGACTCACCGTCGATATCCTGCGTGAGACATTTCTTCACGCGAACGAACTTCGATCTCGCTACACCATATTTGACTTTTTGGTGTCACAGGGCGAGTTGGACGGGGCGACCCGGAACGTCCTTGCAATCCTTGAAGTCGCGAAGAAATGA